In the Maribacter sp. MJ134 genome, one interval contains:
- a CDS encoding ABC transporter ATP-binding protein, with product MAYLELNNIYKTYGEGENATEVLSDINLSIDEGEFVAIVGFTGSGKTTLVNLINGLLKPTSGEVLFKGAPVVDTSHERGVIFQNYSLLPWLTVGQNVYMAVKEAFPKEDKATLKKRVSDYVEMVSLSPAINKRPKELSGGMRQRVAVARALAMNPEMIIMDEPLGALDALTRGNLQDEILNIWSKDKRTALLITNDVDEGIYMADRIIPLKPGPNATLGPEFKIDIERPRDKTALNDNPNYKKTRNAIIEYLMDIGAERKSVSHEEYLLPEIAPKSFVA from the coding sequence TGATATCAATTTATCCATCGATGAAGGAGAATTCGTGGCGATCGTCGGCTTTACGGGTAGTGGAAAAACAACCTTGGTGAACCTGATTAACGGACTCTTGAAACCCACGAGCGGAGAGGTGCTTTTCAAAGGAGCACCTGTAGTGGATACCAGTCATGAAAGAGGGGTTATTTTTCAAAACTACTCCTTACTGCCTTGGCTTACAGTCGGTCAAAATGTTTATATGGCGGTAAAGGAAGCCTTTCCGAAAGAGGATAAGGCTACTTTGAAAAAACGGGTGAGCGACTATGTGGAAATGGTGAGTCTAAGCCCTGCTATCAATAAAAGACCTAAGGAATTATCGGGTGGAATGCGCCAACGGGTTGCCGTTGCCAGGGCCTTGGCAATGAATCCGGAGATGATCATAATGGATGAGCCGTTGGGGGCCTTGGATGCACTTACCCGTGGTAACCTACAGGATGAAATATTGAATATCTGGAGTAAAGACAAGCGTACCGCCTTATTGATTACCAATGACGTTGATGAGGGTATTTACATGGCAGACCGTATTATTCCATTAAAACCGGGACCGAACGCCACGTTAGGACCGGAGTTTAAAATTGATATAGAACGGCCTAGGGATAAAACGGCCTTGAACGATAACCCCAATTACAAGAAAACCAGAAACGCCATTATCGAATATCTGATGGATATCGGTGCGGAAAGAAAGTCGGTTTCGCATGAAGAATACCTGCTCCCAGAGATAGCACCGAAAAGTTTTGTAGCCTAA